The sequence ATGATTGCCATTAAGTTTCTCTCGCGCTGGGGCGTACAAACCGACTCCGCCGAAAATGGCATGATTGGCGTAGAAAAAGCCCAACAAAAGAAATACGACATTATTCTGATGGATTTGCAAATGCCCGAAATGGACGGAATCGAAGCCACACAACACATTCGGCAAGACGCTAATTGCCCCAATCAACAAACGCCCATTATTGCGCTGTCTGCTGCATCCATTGACGAGATAGCCGAACAAGTACAATCTTCGGCCATGAACGATTATATCAGTAAGCCTTTCAACCCTAAGGATTTGCGTAGCAAAATAACCCTCTACGCCCAAATAGCCATGACCAAAAACGTAATAAATACCGAACGCCTCACCGAATTTTCGGTCGGAAATCCGCAGTTTGTGAAGCAGTTGCAGAAATTATATTTTGATACTTTCTCCGAATTTGAACAAAAACTTTCCGCCGTTGTGGCCGAAAAAGATGCCAAACAAATTCGATTTATGGCACACAAAATAAAACCTTCGGTCAAAATGCTTCAGATAGAAGGCTTTGAAGAGTTGGAAGAAGCCTTAGCCAATGCCATCGAACAAAACCCAGATTCAGAATTGGTAGAGCAGAAACACAAAGAACTCTGCACGCTTTGCCAAAAAGTAGTACAAGAACTGAAAGAAAGTTTATAAAAAATTGCCTTAACCAACGCTTGTGAAAATTCACAGGCGTTTTTTTATTTTGTAAATAATCCGTGCGGCAGTTCTTTCTACTCCACATAATTCGGAAAAACCGCTAAATTGCCGCCCAATTTATACACCACATTTTCAAAAACATCTCATTATTAAGACTTTAATTGCTATATGGAAACAGTAGCCGTAACGCCAGCCATGGCTTTTGATAGAAAAAATTATAGCGACGAAACGCTCTTGCACTTGTACAAAGAGTTGTTGTTGCCGCGCATGATAGAAGAAAAAATGCTCATTTTGCTGCGTCAAGGCAAAGTAAGCAAATGGTTTTCGGGCATCGGGCAAGAAGCCATCGCCGTAGGCCTTACCTGCGCTTTGCATTCAGACGAATATATTTTGCCATTGCACCGCAATTTGGGCGTGTTTACAGCTCGCCAAATGCCTTTGGCGCGTTTGTTTACGCAATGGCAAGGCAAACTTTCGGGATTCACCAAAGGCCGCGACCGTTCTTTTCACTTTGGGGCAAACGAATTTCATATCGTAGGCATGATTTCGCACTTAGGCCCGCAAATGTCGGTAGCTGATGGCATCGCTTTAGCCAACGTGTTGCGCAAAGAACCTAAAGTAACGGCCGTTTTCAGTGGCGACGGCGGCAGCAGCGAAGGCGAATTTCACGAGGCCATCAACGTGGCGGCGGTTTGGGATTTGCCTGTTATCTTTTTGGTAGAAAACAATGGTTACGGACTTTCTACGCCAAGCAGCGAGCAATTCCGTTGCAAACAATTCATTGATAAAGGCATCGGCTACGGCATTGAAGCCGTGCAAGTGGACGGCAACAACATTTTGGAAGTTTACGACACTATTTCCAAACTGGCCGAAAGTATGCGCGAAAATCCGCGTCCGATTCTGCTCGAAGCCATGACATTCCGTATGCGCGGCCACGAAGAAGCCTCTGGTACTAAATACGTTCCGAAAGAATTGTTTGAGATTTGGGAGAAAAAAGACCCCGTAAACAACTACGAACAATATCTTTTGCAAGAAAAAGTGTTGGATGCGGCCAAAATCGAAGCCTTCCGCGCCGAAATCAAACACGCCATTGAAGCTGGTTTGGAAACGGCTGCCGCCGAATCTATGCCGACGGCCAGTGCCGACACCGAACTAACGGACATGTACCGCCCTTTTACGCCCGAAATCGTCGCACCCAAATCGGAAGCTAAAAGCGAACGCCGTTTCATTGATGCCATTTCCGACGGCCTACGCCAAAGCATGGAACGTTACCCAGAAATGGTGATTATGGGGCAAGACGTGGCCGAATACGGCGGCGTTTTCAAAATCACAGAAGGTTTTGTGAGCCAGTTCGGAAAAGCGCGTGTACGCAACACGCCACTTTGCGAGTCGGCCATCGTGGGTGCAGGCTTGGGTCTTTCTATCAAAGGTTATAAATCGGTGGTAGAAATGCAGTTTGCAGATTTCGTTACGTGCGGATTTAATCAGATAGTCAACAACTTAGCCAAAACACATTACCGTTGGGGACAAAATGCTGACGTGGTGGTTCGTATGCCTACGGGTGCGGGCACAGCCGCAGGGCCGTTTCACTCACAATCCAACGAAGCATGGTTTTTCCATACGCCAGGCCTCAAGATTGTGTATCCGTCCAACCCCTACGACGCGAAAGGCTTACTTTGTGCGGCCATCGAAGACCCGAACCCAGTCATGTATTTTGAGCATAAATTACTGTACCGTTCCATTGCCGACCAAATCCCAGCCGACTATTACACGTTGCCAATCGGCAAGGCAGCTTTGGTGTCGGAAGGCTCGGACATTTCGATTATTACCTACGGAATGGGCGTGCATTGGGCAAAAGAAATCATGAGTCAAATGCCTGACGTAAGTGCCGATATTTTGGATTTGCGCAGCCTTTTGCCTTGGGACAAAGAAGCCGTAGCGGCAACAGTTCGCAAAACAGGCCGCGTATTGGTAGCACACGAAGACACGCTTACGGGCGGCATCGGTGGCGAAATCGCCGCATGGATTGCCGAAAACTGTTTCCAGATGCTTGATGCGCCAGTCTTGCGCGAAGGCGGTTTGGATACAGCCGTGCCATTTGCGCCGCCATTGGAAGCAGTATTCTTGCCAAAACAACGCATTCGCGAAAAAATAGAACAGCTTTTAGCCTACTAATAAAAGGTTAAAGCAAAACCAAACCCCCAGTCTGTCAAGTTTTCTTGCAGGCTGGGGGTTTGGCTTTTTAGCATACAACTATTACAAATAGCACTTTACATATATTATTTTCAGAGTTGGGCTCTAACAACAAATATTATTTGAATATATTTTTTAATTATAATTAAGCTCACTCTCCTACCTTATTTATTTTCTCAAAATTCTTATATCCTATTGTAATTGCCACCAAAACAGGAATATGTAAGATATTCATAACAACCATTTCTGATATTTCAAATCTTCCATATCCAGACAAACGTATTAAGCTTTCCCACAGATAAGTACATATAGGTAGGCCATAAAATGACAAAAATCTAAGAAATTTACGATCTCGGACAAACTTAAAACAATTAAAAAAAATAGTTAAAATTTGAAGATTATACAATAGTGCAAAGAGTATAAAAAGAGTTATTGCCAGTGCTCTATATTCATCTTGGTTATCGTTATTTGATTTACACGAAATAATTACAATTAATATTGCAATAAAAACAAAACAAATAGTTGTGGCAAGAATAAACATTTTTAAAAATAACCTTAAAATCTGTCTAAACATTTTTTATATTAAATTAAAGTTTTGACATGAAATATATTATATTACTCACAAAAAAGCAAAAACACAAAATCCCACCCCTCAAACCCTTTTTGGGTATTTTCGTTTGATTTCATGATATTTGTATTCCAGTAACACAAGAAAAAATGAACGAAGCGAATAGCTATTTTGCGCACCCAACCGCCATTATCGACGAGGGTTGCAGCATTGGCGCAGGTACCAAAATTTGGCATTTTGCACACATTATGCCACACTGCCAGATTGGCGAAAACTGTAATTTGGGTCAAAACGTAGTGATTTCGCCACAAGTAACATTGGGCAAAAACGTAAAAGTCCAAAACAATGTATCCATTTATACGGGTGTCATCTGCGAAGACGATGTTTTTCTTGGCCCTTCGATGGTTTTTACCAACGTCATTAACCCACGCAGTGCCGTAGTTCGCAAAAACGAATATCGCCCCACGTGGGTACGGCAAGGCGCAAGCATCGGCGCGAATGCCACCATTGTTTGCGGCCACGAAATCGGCGCGTATGCCATGATTGGCGCGGGTGCTGTCGTTACGCACGATGTACCAGCCTACGCGCTGTTGGTCGGCAATCCTGCCCGCCAAATCGGCTGGGTAAGTGAGTACGGACATCGTCTGCATTTCGACACCGACGGCGCAGCCATTTGCCCCGAAACAGCCCAACAATACCGCCTGCAAGACGGAGCCGTGCGCCGCATTGCCTAACTTTATTTTTCCCAAAACGAACAAAACACTGTGAATAGTTATCCTTCCAAGCTCATCGAAAACGCCGTAAACGAAATTGCCAAACTGCCCGGCATTGGCCGCAAAACGGCCTTACGTTTGGCCTTGCATTTGCTCAAAAGCAAAGAAGAAAATACGTTTTCGCTTACCAATGCCCTGACCGATTTGCGCACCCAAACGCGCTATTGCAAGCAATGCCACAACATTTCGGACGAAGAAATATGCGGCATTTGCCAAAGTGCACGCCGCGACCGCACGCTTTTGTGTGTGGTAGAAAATATCCCCGACGTAATGGCCATTGAGAATACAGGGCAATATTTCGGGCAATACCATGTGTTAGGCGGCATTATTTCGCCAATGGCGGGCATTTCGCCTTCCGACTTGCATATTGACTCGCTCATTGAGCGCGTGCAGCACAATGAAATTAAAGAAGTGATTCTGGCACTTAGCTCCACGATGGAAGCCGACACCACGAGTTTTTATATTCAGAAAAAACTAAAGCCTTTGAATGTAAAAATTAGTGTGATTGCACGCGGCATCCCCGTAGGCGGCGAGCTGGAATACGCCGACGAAATCACGTTGGGGCGTAGCATACAAGGGCGCATCAGTGCCGAGTAAAGACAAAAATAAAAGCGATACTTGGTTAGGTATCGCTTTAGATTATAAGTGGAGCGTGATAGAAATAAGTTGTTTTTTTGTGCAAGTAAAAAGGTTATTGTTACAATTCCTAAGAATTAACAAAGTTTTTTTTACTTAACAGCAATTTTCTTTACAACTCGCTGCGAACCCGCCATCAATTCGAGCAAATAAATGCCGTGTTGTAAGTTTTCTACCGAGAAATCAAGGCGATGACTACCCGCACCAAAACGAACTGGGCTTTCGTGACGAACCACACCACCCAACAAGTTATATATTTTCAATTGCACATCCGAAGATTGTGACAGCGCAAATTCTACTGTACCCGCAGTTGTAACAGGGCTTGGATAAACCGAAAAATTAGCCAAAGAAGCCATTTTTTCCGAAACGCCAGTCGTGGCATTTACAACAACTTTGCCTTTCATAGCCATACCCGCATGTGGCTTACATACATAATAAAAAGTGCCTGCTTCCGTAAATTTCACTTTGTTCGTACCTGCCGAAAAATCAAAACCACCTTGCAAAACAGTACTCCCATTAGCATTCCAAGTAGCTTCACTCACTTGAGAAGCAGTGTGATTACCTCCTACCACAAATTTAATAGTGTCACCAACATTAATGGTAGCAGTAGCAGGCGAAAAAGTAAACCCGCTTGTCGAAACTGTAACAGTTGTTTGGGCAATCAATCCCGAAATGCCCAAGCAAAAAAAGATAATAAGTAGTTGTAGTCGCTTCATAAAACAATGTTTTTAATTGAATATCAAGCGAATATAAAAGCATAAAAATTAAAATACAATTTTTACAAAAAATATTTTAATAAAAAATCCTTTCCGAGTGCCAAAACACCCAGAAAGGATTGTATTTATAATGCTAAAACGGCGACTTAGTAACGGTACATTTCTGCTTTGAATGGGCCTTGTACGGCTACGCCAATGTATTCGGCTTGTTCCGTAGAAAGTTCGTCCAATTCTACACCGATTTTGCCCAAGTGCAAACGAGCTACTTTCTCATCAAGGTGCTTAGGCAATGTATAAACTTGGTTTTCGTACTTGTCAGTATTTGTCCAAAGTTCTAATTGCGCCAACGTTTGGTTACAGAACGAGTTAGACATTACAAACGAAGGGTGGCCAGTTGCGCAGCCCAAGTTTACCAAACGGCCTTCAGCCAATACGATTACTTCTTTGCCATCAACGTTGTAGATATCAACTTGTGGTTTTACTTCCACTTTCGTGCTACCGTAGTTGTTGTTCAACCAAGCCATATCAATTTCTGTATCGAAGTGGCCGATATTACAAACAATCGCTTTGTCACGCATTTTGCGGAAATGACGCTCTGTAATAATGTTCATGTTGCCAGTCGCTGTTACGAAAATATCGCCAAGCTCAGCCGCTTTGTCCATTTTCATTACTTGATAACCTTCCATTGCTGCTTGAAGTGCGCAAATTGGATCGATTTCTGTTACAATTACGCGTGCGCCTGCGCCTCTCAACGATTTTGCAGAACCTTTGCCCACGTCGCCGAAGCCAGCCACAACAGCCACTTTACCCGCCATCATTACGTCTGTAGCACGACGAATCGCGTCCACACAAGACTCTTTACAGCCGTACAAGTTATCGAACTTAGACTTTGTAACTGAGTCATTTACGTTGATTGCTGGCAAATAAAGCGTACCTTTTTTCATACGCTCATACAAACGATGTACGCCTGTTGTAGTTTCTTCCGATAAACCTTTGATAGCAGGGATAAGCTCTTTGTATTTGTCGAAAACCATGTTTGTAAGGTCTCCGCCGTCATCGAGAATCATGTTAAGTGGCTTGCGGTCTTCACCGAAGAACAATGTTTGCTCAATGCACCAGTCAAACTCTTCTGCGTTCATGCCTTTCCAAGCATAAACCGAAATACCAGCAGCAGCGATAGCAGCAGCGGCATGGTCTTGAGTCGAGAATATATTACAAGACGACCAAGTTACTTCCGCACCCAATTCGATAAGGGTTTCGATAAGTACCGCCGTCTGGATAGTCATGTGCAAACAACCCGCAATACGTGCACCTTTCAAAGGTTTCGATGGGCCATACTCTGTACGCAAAGCCATCAAACCTGGCATTTCTGCTTCCGCCAAACGGATTTCTTTACGACCCCACTCGGCCAACGAAATATCTTTTACTTTGTACTTTTGATAGGTCTGAACCATAATCCTTAGAATAAATATGATAAGTGTTTAATTTTGCAAAATTAAATAAAATATCGTATCTAAAAACTAAAACACGTAGTTTTGAGTGCTAAGCGTAAGTTTTGATAGAAATTTCTTAAGTTTTTGAGAATGAATATTGTTTTTAAAGAATTGTTCCCCAACGGGGTATATCTGATAGATGAAAATGTACACTTTCATCCGCCATTAGCGCAAGAACCTGCGCCGCTGCCAGAGGCTGCACCCACACAACCCGAAGTACAACCCAAAAGTTTAGTATTGGAAGGAAATTTTGGTAGAAAAATTTTGGTACTATTTCAATCGGCAACACCTTCGTTGCCCGAAGCGGATTTAGCCGTCCTGACCAAAATGTTTTCGGCACTTACACCCGCAGTAAGTTTGGCGGAAATGGCTTTGCTCAACTTGTCCCAAAACCCAGATTTTAGTTGGGCAGATGTCCAAAACGAACTTGCGCCGCAATACGTGTTGGTGATGGGACAAGAAGCCGCCGAGTTTTCAGCAACAACCCAACATACAGTTTATCAGCATTTTAAGCAAAAAGAAGTAAGCTACATTCGGGCGGCGATGCCTTCGGAATGGTCGGGCAATACCGTAGAAATTCGTCGGCAATTTTGGGAACAGCTCAAGCAAATTTTTAACTAAAAAATTAGCGTAAAGCCTGCACGATAGTCCGCACATTGGCTTGCACCATGCCAATATACGTGCCTTCGGGCGTGCCTGCTGCGCCCATCGCGTCCGAAAACAATGTACCTCCTACCCTTACTTCATGGCCTTTGTCGCGGCAACCTTCTATCACGGCCTCAATGGCGCGTGGTGGCACGGACGACTCCACGAAAACGGCTTTTATTTTTCTTTCACAAATAAAATTCACTAAATCGGCCACATCACGCAAGCCAAATTCCGAAACCGTCGAAATGCCTTGCAAGCCTTTCACTTCCACGCGATAGGCGCGACCAAAATAACCGAAAGCATCGTGCGCCGTAATCAAAACACGCGCCTGCGGCGGAATCCTGTTCATTTCTTGTTTTACCCAAGTGTCGAGGCTGTCGAGTTGGGCGAGATATTGAGCAGCATTGGCAGCATAAAAAGCGGCGTGCACGGTGTCGGTGCTTTGCAGTTTGCGGCTCATTTCCTGCACGGTCATGCGCCAAAGTTGCACGTCAAACCAAATATGCGGGTCGGGGTGGTCGCCGAAAGCCTCCGAATAGTTGAGCATTGGACGCGGAATGCCGTCGGAAACCGCTACCACCGTTTTTTGTCGGGCTAATTTTTCCAACACTTCGGCCATTTTTCCTTCCAAATGCAACCCGTTGTAAAGTACCACATCGGCGCGGGTGAGTTTGAGCAAATCGCTTTGCGTGGCCTTGTACAAATGCGGATCAACGCCTGCGCCCATCAAGGCCGCTACTTCGGCACTGTCGCGCACGATGTTTTTGGCCGCATCGGCAATCATGCCCGTAGTGGCCAAAACGCGTAGTTTTCCGTCGTGGGATTTGTGGCCAGACACATGGCAAGCCGCCAGCATGGACAATAATACAACCCAAAGTATATTTGATTTCCGCATTTTTATATTCAATCTTCCTACCAATATTTAAACCTTGCTGCTTCCCAGCGGCCAAGCAATCGTAAAAGTACTGCCTTTTTCTAAGCGGCTTTGTACGCCGATAATTGCGCCGTATGCCTGCGCGATAGTTCGTACATAGCTAAGCCCCAAACCAAAGCCTTTGACGTTGTGCAAATTGCCTGTTGGCACGCGATAGAATTTATCAAAAATCCGCTTTTGCGCCTCAGTACTCATGCCAATTCCATTATCGGAAACCTGCAAAACCCACGTTCCTTGCTCATTGTAAGTACGCACGACAATGTGCGGATTGCTCGGCGAATATTTGTTGGCATTATCCAAAAGATTTTGCAACACACTGACAAAGTGCATTTTATCTACATTTATCAAATAATCAGTGGCTTGCAAATCGCTTTCTATTTGTCCATCGGCGGCCTGTACTTGCACGTTCATGTTCTGAATCACTTCGCGCAAAAGTTCGTGTGCGTCTATGAGTTCGGAACTAACAGGCCATTGGTCGCGGTCGAGACGAGCCGCTTGCAACACTTTTTCTATTTGCTGACTCATACGCTTGTTCTCATCGCTGATAATGTGTAAATAGCGTTGGCGAATCTGCAAATTGGCAACCATGTCGGGGTCTTGCAGTGCCTCGCAAGCCAACGAAATAGTAGCAACAGGCGTTTTAAACTCGTGCGTCATGTTATTGATGAAATCGTCTTTCATCTCCGAGAGTTTTTTCTGCTTAAGAATCGTATGAACCGACACACCAAAACCCGCAATCACTACGCCCACCAACACCAACGACGACCAAAAAACATAAGCCGTCTTTTTCCAAATAATCGTGTTTTGTTCGGGAAAATAAACCAACAAAAAATGTAACGTTCCTGTCAAATCATTGGGGAACAGTGCCGCACGCAATTTGGTTTGACGCAAAGCTTGTTCGTCATAATGCGGCTGCGTTACGAGCAAACCACCCGACGAAGGGTCTGTAATGGCAAATTCAAAAGGTTGGTCTATGCCCGCTTTACGCATTTCGATATGCAAAAGCGAATCCAATGCTTGCGGGTGTATGCGTTGCGAAATTTCGGGGGAAGAAAACACCATTTTGCGCAACAGATTCGTAACCACTTCTGTGCGACGAATTACTTTTTGGTCATCCACGCATTTGTCAGGAAAAACCGTATCCTTATACACCAACTGCGTATCCTTGTCGTGAATATTGAGTTGTAATACTTGTCGGTGGTGCTTGTGTCTGCGGCGGCCTTTGAACGGAAATTTTTTACGGCCACCCATGCGCGGTTTTTCACCTTCAAAAAATGGCTGAAAAAACATGGAGTCTGGCGGCATCGGCGGCGGCATAAATAACATATTATTTTCCTGAAAATCAATTTCTTGTGCAGCCAGTTTCTTCATCTCGTCTTGTTCGAGTTTCTGCGAAACTTTATGTATGGCCGTCAGGGCTTCGCGCTCAAATTGCTGTTGGTTCAGGCTGAGGGCATCTTTTACCCAAAGTACCTGAAAAATCAGCAAGCCCAGTGTGGCCAAGCTCATCAGTACAACAATATATTTGAGATTGTTTTTCATAGTCAATAAGTAACGAACATATTCTACCCAAATTGCACTTAGGCAAGTGGTAAGGTGAAGGCAATAACAAAGCCGCCATCGGGGGCATTTTGTGCAGAAATTGTGCCACCATTTGTCTGGGCAAAATCTTTGCACAAAATCAACCCCAAACCTGAAACTGTTTTTTGCCCTAATCTGGTTTGCTGTGCGTAATATTCTTTATCAAAAAGTTTATCTATCTGATTTTCAAGCAATCCTTCACCCGAATCTTGTATCAACACCTGACAGAAATTACCTTGTTTCTCGTGCCTAATTTTCACACGCTGCCCCGCTGGCGTATGCTTGAGCGCATTATAAATCAAATTTTGCAAAAGTAATACTGTCAGTTCTTCGTTGGCAACAACGGTAGTAGGCGACAAATTACTGTACAAAATTTCAACATTTTTCTTAGCAGCCTGCGGCTCTACGTTGGCAACAGCATCAGCAATCAACTTATTGATTTCCAATCGTATATACATTTTATATTCTGCCTGTTGCTGGCCTTTTGCCCACGCCAACATATTTTTGATGGAATAAGCCGTGTGATTGACGTGCAAATACATTCGTCCTATCAGTTCGCCACGCTCCTCATCCGTCATGTTACTTTTGCAGGAATCAAGTATTTTTATCATGGTCTGAACGGGCGTATTCAAATCATGGGCAATCAGATAGAAAAGTCTGTCTTTTATATTATTCGTCTGGGTTAATTCTTTGGTTTTTTGGGCTAACAGTTCTTTCTGCTGAATCATTTGCTCATTTTGCAACGAAAGTGTTTTGTGCAACAAATTGTATTTTCGGCTCGATCGATACAACCAATACAACAAACCCGACACCAAAATCAGGGAAGGAATCGTCAACCACAATATCAATTCTCGTTTATTTAGTTGGTGTTGAATGGCCTGATTTTGGGTCGCATGCTCCTGTACCAACTTCTTTTCTTTGAGACGATACTGAAAATCAGCATCAATAAATAGACTTTGTTTGTGAATTTGCTCGTTGAGCAGCGAATCAGAAAATTGCTTGTGCAACACCGAAAAATAATAAGCACGCTTATAGTCTTTCATTGCCTCATAAATCAATTGCAAGGTATGTGCCGCCATATTCATTTCACTAGTAGCATTTATTTCTTTGACCAACTCCCATGCTTTTTGGCCGTAACTTGCCGCCTGCACATATTGTTTTTGTGCCAACTTCACTTTGGCCATCCCCTGCCAAGCGAATGAAATAGCACGTTTATCATCTACGATAGTTGCCTCTTTTTCAGCACTTTGAAAACTAGCAAATGCCTTCTCTAAATGATGTTGGGTCAAATAAATTTCAGCTACATTGTTATAGCCATAGGCCAACCCGCCATGGTCTTGTGTTGAGTCTATAAATAAAACAATGGCATCTTGCTGCACTTTTAGCGCATTATCGTACTGCTTTAGCCCGTGCCACACATTGGCCAAACCGTTCAGTGTTCGGGCTATGTTACTACTACTGTGGGGTATTTTTTTATAATGCTCCAAAGCCAATTCATAATAATTTCTGGCCTTGTCGTAATTTTGTTGAATATAGTAAATGTTGGCTACATTGCTTAGTACTACGCCTTGTCCGCGCTCGTCGGCAGCCTTTTCAAAAGCTTTGCTGGCTAACTGAAACGTGTGCATGGCTTTCGGATAATTTCCTGTATTAGAAGCAATTAAGGCTTTTATATTCAGGGCGTTTCCTTGCCACTGCGGTTTGTTTTTTTGCTGCGCCAATCGCGCCAATCGTTCGGCATACACTCCTGCACTATCATAATTATTGCCCATAAACGAAATAGCAATACTTCTCAACGTTTGGGCTTTTACAGAATCAGGGATGTTGGGTTGGCGGAGTTGGGCTTGCCATTGGGCTAGGTCTTGCCCCCATGCAGATGGCTGTATTACACAGAAAATAATTAAAAAATAGAATCGGATAGACAAACTTTGTCTGGTACCTAAAATCATTGTGTTATTGTTTGTTATGTAAGTTAGTAGTCATTCGCGCAAATTACGCAAAAAACACACTAAACCCTACACCCCAAAAGCAATTACTTCGCAACAGATTTTGAAACCCAAACGTTGGTACATCGAAAGAGCAGCATCAGTGGCTTGCAAAACGCCTATTTTATAGCCTAATCCCTTTGCATAATGCAAGGCATGGCAAGTAAGCAGAGTAGCAAAACCCTTATTTCGGAACGCAGGCAACGTGGAAACAGAGTAAATTCCCGCTGTTTGGCTGTATTTGTCCAGATACAAATACAAAGCCGATACGGGCTTTTCGTCTTGATACCCCACCATCAAATTTATCTCCGTTTGGTTGGGGTGCAAAATAACTTGTGCCGCATTTTGGTAATATATTTGGGTCGCTTGGGGCTGATGAAAGGCACTCACGACCGTTATAAAATCTGTCAATTGTAGTGCATTACTTACGCGCTGAATTTGCAAAGTCGGCGCATTTTCATGCCAAAGCGAAAGATTTTCTAAAGAAATACTCATGCCTAAAGTAATGTCTGTGCAGCGTAACCCATAATGGGTTAGTTGTTGGGGCAAATGTGCGGGCGTATCAGAAGGGCTTATCCACCAACCAAAAGGCCATTGATTTTCGGAAAAAACAGCAAGAGCTTTTTCGATGCTTGGAGGAGTAATATTGCGCGTATGCGTAACGAAGTTATAGGCAGCGTCGGCAACACGGGCATTCATCAACCAAAATTCTTGGTTCTGAAGCAATTGTACTGTTTCTATTTGAGAGGGAATACAGGCCATGTAAGCCCACATATTAGCTTCCATTAACCTAGTTTCAGAATTCATGAGTAACGGAGAGGTAGGTAGTAACATACACTTTTATGGGGACTGAAGATACAACAGAAAAAGCAGTCACAAAAATTTATGACTGCTTTTTTAATAACAAAATAATTAAGCTAACTTCTGTGCCGTGTTTTCTAATTCTACGTGAGAATTTACTTTAGCCAGCACAACTACAGACACTACATTGTCTTGCTCATCAAATACAGGATTGTACTGAGTCAGATAAGAAAGTCCAAATGCTTGTTTTTCTACCTGGAATTTTTCGCCAGCAAAACACCTTTCATAATAGCGTTTTTGTTCTTCTACAACATCTGACGAAAACACCGATAAAATATTCATTCCTTTTTCAATAGATTTGCGA is a genomic window of Flexibacter flexilis DSM 6793 containing:
- the recR gene encoding recombination mediator RecR; this translates as MNSYPSKLIENAVNEIAKLPGIGRKTALRLALHLLKSKEENTFSLTNALTDLRTQTRYCKQCHNISDEEICGICQSARRDRTLLCVVENIPDVMAIENTGQYFGQYHVLGGIISPMAGISPSDLHIDSLIERVQHNEIKEVILALSSTMEADTTSFYIQKKLKPLNVKISVIARGIPVGGELEYADEITLGRSIQGRISAE
- the ahcY gene encoding adenosylhomocysteinase, with product MVQTYQKYKVKDISLAEWGRKEIRLAEAEMPGLMALRTEYGPSKPLKGARIAGCLHMTIQTAVLIETLIELGAEVTWSSCNIFSTQDHAAAAIAAAGISVYAWKGMNAEEFDWCIEQTLFFGEDRKPLNMILDDGGDLTNMVFDKYKELIPAIKGLSEETTTGVHRLYERMKKGTLYLPAINVNDSVTKSKFDNLYGCKESCVDAIRRATDVMMAGKVAVVAGFGDVGKGSAKSLRGAGARVIVTEIDPICALQAAMEGYQVMKMDKAAELGDIFVTATGNMNIITERHFRKMRDKAIVCNIGHFDTEIDMAWLNNNYGSTKVEVKPQVDIYNVDGKEVIVLAEGRLVNLGCATGHPSFVMSNSFCNQTLAQLELWTNTDKYENQVYTLPKHLDEKVARLHLGKIGVELDELSTEQAEYIGVAVQGPFKAEMYRY
- a CDS encoding alpha-ketoacid dehydrogenase subunit alpha/beta, with protein sequence MAFDRKNYSDETLLHLYKELLLPRMIEEKMLILLRQGKVSKWFSGIGQEAIAVGLTCALHSDEYILPLHRNLGVFTARQMPLARLFTQWQGKLSGFTKGRDRSFHFGANEFHIVGMISHLGPQMSVADGIALANVLRKEPKVTAVFSGDGGSSEGEFHEAINVAAVWDLPVIFLVENNGYGLSTPSSEQFRCKQFIDKGIGYGIEAVQVDGNNILEVYDTISKLAESMRENPRPILLEAMTFRMRGHEEASGTKYVPKELFEIWEKKDPVNNYEQYLLQEKVLDAAKIEAFRAEIKHAIEAGLETAAAESMPTASADTELTDMYRPFTPEIVAPKSEAKSERRFIDAISDGLRQSMERYPEMVIMGQDVAEYGGVFKITEGFVSQFGKARVRNTPLCESAIVGAGLGLSIKGYKSVVEMQFADFVTCGFNQIVNNLAKTHYRWGQNADVVVRMPTGAGTAAGPFHSQSNEAWFFHTPGLKIVYPSNPYDAKGLLCAAIEDPNPVMYFEHKLLYRSIADQIPADYYTLPIGKAALVSEGSDISIITYGMGVHWAKEIMSQMPDVSADILDLRSLLPWDKEAVAATVRKTGRVLVAHEDTLTGGIGGEIAAWIAENCFQMLDAPVLREGGLDTAVPFAPPLEAVFLPKQRIREKIEQLLAY
- a CDS encoding T9SS type A sorting domain-containing protein; amino-acid sequence: MKRLQLLIIFFCLGISGLIAQTTVTVSTSGFTFSPATATINVGDTIKFVVGGNHTASQVSEATWNANGSTVLQGGFDFSAGTNKVKFTEAGTFYYVCKPHAGMAMKGKVVVNATTGVSEKMASLANFSVYPSPVTTAGTVEFALSQSSDVQLKIYNLLGGVVRHESPVRFGAGSHRLDFSVENLQHGIYLLELMAGSQRVVKKIAVK
- a CDS encoding acyltransferase; the encoded protein is MNEANSYFAHPTAIIDEGCSIGAGTKIWHFAHIMPHCQIGENCNLGQNVVISPQVTLGKNVKVQNNVSIYTGVICEDDVFLGPSMVFTNVINPRSAVVRKNEYRPTWVRQGASIGANATIVCGHEIGAYAMIGAGAVVTHDVPAYALLVGNPARQIGWVSEYGHRLHFDTDGAAICPETAQQYRLQDGAVRRIA
- a CDS encoding metal ABC transporter solute-binding protein, Zn/Mn family, whose protein sequence is MRKSNILWVVLLSMLAACHVSGHKSHDGKLRVLATTGMIADAAKNIVRDSAEVAALMGAGVDPHLYKATQSDLLKLTRADVVLYNGLHLEGKMAEVLEKLARQKTVVAVSDGIPRPMLNYSEAFGDHPDPHIWFDVQLWRMTVQEMSRKLQSTDTVHAAFYAANAAQYLAQLDSLDTWVKQEMNRIPPQARVLITAHDAFGYFGRAYRVEVKGLQGISTVSEFGLRDVADLVNFICERKIKAVFVESSVPPRAIEAVIEGCRDKGHEVRVGGTLFSDAMGAAGTPEGTYIGMVQANVRTIVQALR